A stretch of Carnobacteriaceae bacterium zg-C25 DNA encodes these proteins:
- a CDS encoding class I SAM-dependent rRNA methyltransferase, with amino-acid sequence MKTIKLKQRAVQHVKSGNPLLIEGDILNTKDIVFGEIVEVVDAKNGAFLGKALLGQQNKGVGWMFTTKSSETLDAKFLERLLTNAKQKRQLFFASSKIDAFRLFNGESDGLGGLTIDVYKHALVISFYSQAIFTYRQFIFDALKIVMSGYSIFEKCRFEQAPYDTNHVFGDNNEQFIIQENESRFNVHLNDGLMTGVFLDQRDVRDYVRRHAKNKTVLNTFSYTAAFSVAAALGGALKTVSVDVAKRSIELSTQQFNVNALLLENHAFYVMDVFDYFKYARKKGEMFDMVVLDPPSFARTKKRTFSVLKNYGELLEDAIHLTNVGGEIIVSTNASNWKRDDVLRMIDETFTRLNRKYAINAEFKQPTDFTTLKTLPSTQYLKVFVVKVVA; translated from the coding sequence ATGAAAACCATTAAATTAAAACAACGTGCCGTACAACACGTTAAATCAGGAAATCCACTGTTAATAGAGGGGGATATTTTAAATACAAAAGATATTGTGTTTGGAGAAATCGTTGAAGTGGTTGATGCAAAAAATGGAGCTTTTTTAGGTAAAGCGCTATTGGGTCAGCAAAATAAAGGTGTGGGTTGGATGTTTACAACAAAATCATCTGAAACGCTAGATGCTAAATTTTTAGAACGATTATTGACAAACGCCAAGCAAAAGCGTCAATTGTTTTTTGCATCGTCAAAAATTGATGCGTTTCGTCTATTTAATGGTGAAAGTGACGGTTTAGGTGGTCTAACGATTGATGTTTATAAACACGCTCTCGTCATTTCTTTTTATTCGCAAGCTATTTTTACGTATCGCCAATTCATTTTTGATGCGCTAAAAATAGTGATGAGTGGCTATTCCATTTTTGAAAAATGCCGATTTGAGCAAGCGCCTTATGACACTAATCATGTATTTGGCGATAATAATGAACAATTCATCATTCAAGAAAATGAAAGTCGATTTAACGTTCATTTAAATGATGGGTTAATGACGGGTGTTTTTTTAGATCAACGGGATGTCCGTGATTACGTTAGACGTCATGCAAAAAATAAAACGGTACTCAATACGTTTAGTTATACCGCAGCGTTTTCCGTTGCAGCTGCACTTGGTGGTGCGTTAAAAACGGTAAGTGTGGACGTAGCAAAACGAAGTATTGAATTATCAACCCAGCAATTTAATGTCAATGCCTTGTTGTTAGAAAATCACGCCTTTTATGTCATGGATGTATTTGACTATTTTAAATACGCACGTAAAAAAGGTGAAATGTTTGATATGGTCGTTTTAGATCCACCAAGTTTTGCGCGTACAAAAAAACGAACGTTTTCCGTATTAAAAAATTATGGAGAATTGTTAGAAGACGCCATTCATTTGACGAATGTAGGCGGTGAAATTATCGTTTCGACAAATGCGTCGAATTGGAAACGAGATGATGTGTTGCGAATGATTGATGAAACGTTTACCCGTTTGAATCGAAAATATGCGATTAACGCTGAATTTAAACAGCCAACCGATTTTACAACGCTTAAAACATTACCGTCTACACAATATTTAAAAGTGTTTGTTGTAAAAGTAGTTGCTTAA
- a CDS encoding ABC transporter ATP-binding protein: MMKTSQWALFKRLIGYLKRYKGLTFLSILFLVAFTVTESVIPLVARYYIDAYITTNQITSGLWVIAGYYLIYLMHIILGYVGTLLFAKISYGVVRDMRQDVFDNVQRLGMRYFDQSANGTVVSRITNDTETVAVMFNGLLTNMIRAIFLFSATLYTMIWLDAKLTAIIVLFLPVIMLSMTMYRRLSAPIIMNTRAKLGELNAKLSESIEGMRVIQAFNQEERIFDEFDQLNEEHLVSANRSINIDSIFLRPAMSLLQLLAYALLATYFGLTFKDAGLTAGLMYAFIQYVNRLFNPLIQVTQDFATLQTSMVSASRVFDLIDEDVYEPEQLNATHAAIENGDVVFEHVSFSYDGVNNVLNDISFTVKKGETIAFVGHTGSGKSSIINVLMRFYEFSKGSVTIDGVNIKEYPQQVIRDNIGLVLQEPFLFHGTIADNIQMYQHLTRQQVIDAAKFVDADEFISKLDNGYDAPVAERGSTLSSGQRQLIAFARTIALNPKVLILDEATANIDSETEEMIQRSLHKMRQGRTTIAIAHRLSTIQDANCIYVLDKGRIVEQGTHEELLALQGQYYDMYRLQSGKA; this comes from the coding sequence ATGATGAAAACATCACAATGGGCGCTTTTTAAACGTTTAATCGGGTATTTGAAACGGTATAAAGGATTAACTTTTTTATCGATTTTATTTTTAGTTGCCTTCACGGTTACAGAAAGTGTTATTCCGTTAGTTGCGCGCTACTATATTGATGCGTACATTACAACAAATCAAATTACATCGGGGTTATGGGTCATTGCTGGGTATTACCTCATTTACTTAATGCATATCATTTTAGGTTATGTGGGTACGCTATTGTTTGCAAAAATTTCGTATGGTGTTGTACGGGATATGCGGCAAGACGTTTTTGATAACGTTCAACGTCTTGGCATGCGTTATTTTGACCAGTCAGCAAACGGGACGGTTGTATCCCGAATTACGAACGATACCGAAACGGTTGCGGTAATGTTCAATGGGTTATTAACCAATATGATTCGTGCAATTTTTCTATTTTCTGCCACGTTGTATACAATGATTTGGTTAGATGCTAAATTAACGGCGATTATTGTCCTATTTTTACCCGTCATTATGTTGTCTATGACGATGTATCGTCGCTTATCTGCGCCAATCATTATGAATACACGTGCCAAACTAGGTGAATTGAATGCCAAATTATCCGAAAGTATTGAGGGTATGCGTGTTATTCAAGCGTTTAATCAAGAAGAACGTATATTTGACGAATTTGACCAATTAAATGAAGAACACTTAGTGTCGGCTAATCGTTCAATTAATATCGATAGCATTTTCTTACGTCCAGCGATGTCTCTTTTACAGTTATTGGCGTATGCGTTATTGGCGACCTATTTTGGATTAACCTTTAAAGATGCCGGTTTAACGGCAGGCTTAATGTATGCGTTTATTCAATATGTCAATCGTTTGTTCAACCCGTTGATTCAAGTGACGCAAGATTTTGCCACACTACAAACGTCTATGGTATCGGCAAGTCGTGTATTTGACTTAATCGATGAAGATGTGTATGAACCAGAACAGTTAAATGCAACACATGCTGCGATTGAAAATGGAGATGTTGTTTTTGAACACGTTTCATTTAGTTATGATGGGGTAAACAATGTATTGAATGACATTAGTTTTACCGTCAAAAAAGGTGAAACAATTGCATTTGTTGGGCATACAGGTAGCGGGAAATCATCCATTATTAATGTATTGATGCGTTTTTATGAGTTTTCTAAAGGTAGTGTTACAATTGATGGCGTCAATATTAAAGAATATCCACAACAAGTGATTCGCGATAATATTGGATTGGTTTTGCAAGAACCATTTTTATTCCACGGAACAATTGCCGATAATATTCAAATGTATCAGCACTTAACACGACAACAAGTCATTGATGCGGCAAAATTCGTAGACGCCGATGAATTTATTTCAAAACTCGATAACGGATACGATGCACCAGTTGCCGAAAGAGGTAGCACTTTATCAAGTGGACAACGTCAGTTAATTGCTTTTGCGCGAACCATTGCACTAAATCCTAAAGTTTTAATTTTAGATGAGGCGACGGCGAATATTGATTCTGAAACAGAAGAGATGATTCAACGATCGCTACATAAAATGCGACAAGGACGTACAACGATCGCTATTGCGCACCGCTTATCAACAATTCAAGATGCTAACTGCATCTACGTATTGGATAAAGGGCGTATCGTCGAACAAGGGACACACGAAGAATTATTAGCGTTGCAAGGACAATATTACGATATGTACCGATTACAATCAGGTAAAGCATAG
- the secA gene encoding preprotein translocase subunit SecA: MANLLKKFIENEKRELKRLEKIADKVLSFEDAMAQKSDAELSGMTETFKSRYQAGTSLDDLLPEAFAVVREAAKRVLGLFPYKVQVMGGVTLHEGNVAEMRTGEGKTLTATMPVYLNALSGEGVHVITVNEYLSARDAKEMGELYNFLGLTVGLNTSGMSSDEKRQAYACDITYSTNSELGFDYLRDNMVTEKEQMVQRKLNYAVVDEVDSILIDESRTPLIISGGADERANALYLRADFFVKGLKEDVDYEIDVQSKSVSLTEEGITRAESVFHTDNLYSVDNTLLVHHIDQALRANYIMIRDIDYVVHEGEIMIVDPFTGRMMEGRRYSEGLHQAIEAKEGVEVQNESKTMATITFQNYFRMYKKLSGCTGTAKTEEEELREIYNMQVTSIPTNKPIKRIDAADVLYPTLESKFKAVVADIKERHEKGQPILVGTVAVETSELLSNLLVKAGVPHEVLNAKNHAKEAEIIMSAGQRGAVTIATNMAGRGTDIKLGKGVKELGGLYVIGTERHESRRIDNQLRGRSGRQGDVGGSQFYLSLQDDLMKRFGNDRTREFLAKLAQGDGDNVEVIQSKMFTKQVESAQKRVEGNNYDARKNVLEYDEVMREQREIIYAQRQQVIQETESLEDVVKGMISRTIDREVDAYTNGDKKNWNLAGLVKFAGAVLVHPDTVSVEQFEGKTVEQIKADLLNRAMAVYDEKVQLLSSPEYVLQFQQLLIIRSVDEEWTTHIDEMDHLRTGVGLRSYAQTNPLTEYQKEGFERFNEMIHSIEYEVSRIMLKANLRSNVE; the protein is encoded by the coding sequence ATGGCAAACTTATTGAAAAAATTTATTGAAAATGAAAAACGTGAATTGAAACGTTTAGAAAAAATTGCTGATAAAGTGTTAAGTTTTGAAGATGCAATGGCTCAAAAATCTGACGCTGAGTTAAGCGGTATGACGGAAACGTTTAAATCACGTTACCAAGCAGGAACATCACTAGATGATTTATTGCCTGAAGCGTTTGCGGTTGTACGTGAAGCAGCAAAACGTGTACTAGGCCTTTTCCCGTATAAAGTACAGGTCATGGGTGGTGTGACGTTACACGAGGGTAACGTTGCTGAAATGCGTACTGGTGAAGGTAAAACGTTAACAGCGACAATGCCGGTATATTTAAATGCACTTTCTGGTGAAGGTGTCCATGTGATTACGGTAAACGAGTATTTATCTGCACGTGATGCTAAAGAGATGGGTGAATTGTATAACTTTTTAGGCTTAACGGTTGGGTTGAATACGAGTGGTATGTCATCAGACGAAAAACGACAAGCATATGCTTGCGATATTACATATAGTACAAATAGTGAATTAGGTTTTGACTACTTGCGCGACAATATGGTGACTGAAAAAGAACAAATGGTACAACGCAAATTAAATTATGCCGTTGTCGATGAAGTAGACTCTATTTTAATTGATGAGTCACGTACACCATTAATCATTTCCGGTGGTGCGGATGAACGTGCTAACGCGTTATATTTACGTGCTGACTTTTTTGTAAAAGGGTTAAAAGAAGATGTTGATTATGAAATTGATGTTCAATCTAAATCGGTATCTTTAACAGAAGAAGGTATTACACGTGCAGAATCTGTTTTCCATACGGACAACTTGTATTCTGTAGATAATACATTGTTAGTGCATCATATTGATCAGGCGTTACGTGCCAACTATATTATGATTCGTGATATTGACTATGTTGTTCACGAAGGCGAGATTATGATTGTTGATCCGTTTACTGGACGTATGATGGAAGGTCGTCGTTATTCAGAAGGTTTACACCAAGCCATTGAAGCAAAAGAGGGTGTTGAGGTTCAAAACGAATCTAAAACAATGGCAACCATTACATTCCAGAACTACTTCCGTATGTACAAAAAATTATCTGGATGTACAGGTACTGCGAAAACAGAAGAGGAAGAATTGCGTGAAATTTACAATATGCAAGTAACGTCAATTCCAACGAATAAACCGATTAAACGTATTGATGCAGCGGATGTGCTATATCCAACGTTAGAAAGTAAATTTAAAGCGGTTGTAGCAGATATTAAAGAACGTCATGAAAAAGGACAACCAATCTTAGTTGGTACAGTTGCGGTTGAAACGTCAGAATTATTATCTAACCTACTTGTAAAAGCGGGCGTTCCGCACGAAGTGTTAAATGCGAAAAATCATGCTAAAGAAGCAGAAATCATTATGAGTGCTGGTCAACGCGGAGCGGTAACGATTGCAACGAACATGGCAGGTCGTGGAACGGATATCAAATTAGGTAAAGGCGTTAAAGAATTAGGCGGTTTATACGTTATTGGTACGGAACGTCATGAGTCACGTCGTATTGATAATCAGTTACGTGGACGTTCTGGTCGTCAAGGTGATGTTGGTGGTAGCCAATTTTATTTATCGTTACAAGATGACTTAATGAAACGTTTTGGTAATGATCGCACACGTGAGTTTTTAGCAAAATTAGCTCAAGGCGATGGCGACAACGTTGAAGTGATTCAAAGTAAAATGTTTACGAAACAAGTTGAGTCTGCTCAAAAACGTGTTGAAGGAAATAACTACGATGCGCGTAAAAACGTTTTAGAGTATGATGAAGTCATGCGTGAACAACGTGAAATTATTTATGCACAACGTCAACAAGTTATTCAAGAAACAGAATCTTTAGAAGATGTTGTGAAAGGTATGATTTCACGAACAATTGATCGTGAAGTTGATGCGTATACAAATGGTGATAAAAAGAATTGGAACTTAGCAGGTTTAGTGAAATTTGCAGGTGCCGTTCTCGTACACCCTGACACTGTTTCAGTTGAGCAATTTGAAGGTAAAACAGTAGAACAAATTAAAGCGGATTTATTAAATCGTGCAATGGCTGTTTACGACGAAAAAGTACAATTGTTAAGTTCACCTGAATATGTGTTACAATTCCAACAATTGTTGATTATTCGTTCAGTTGATGAAGAATGGACAACGCATATTGATGAAATGGATCATTTACGTACGGGCGTTGGTTTACGTTCGTATGCACAAACTAATCCATTAACAGAATATCAAAAAGAAGGTTTTGAACGCTTTAATGAAATGATTCATTCCATTGAATATGAAGTGTCTCGTATTATGTTAAAAGCCAACTTACGTAGTAACGTGGAGTAA
- the whiA gene encoding DNA-binding protein WhiA, giving the protein MSYAADIKKELTTLTVHKEHAKAELSALIRMNGAVTLQQQKFVLNVQTENAAIARRMYSLLKEHYAVESELLVRRKMKLKKNNVYIVRLKSGTTEVLNDLRIMDGLFFRSHVSSEIKDNKDKMRSYLRGAFLAGGSVNNPETSSYHLEIYSNYEDHNEDICEMMNQFGMNARIIERRNGYITYIKEAEKIADFLVLIGAFGGMMKFEDVRIVRDMRNSVNRIVNCENANLSKVINASSKQIEAIEYIDRTVGLSELPEKLQEVAQLRLQNPESSLIEIGEMLSGGAVSKSGVNHRLRKIVAFADELKKKGV; this is encoded by the coding sequence ATGTCATACGCAGCGGACATCAAAAAAGAATTAACGACGTTGACGGTTCATAAAGAACATGCCAAAGCAGAATTGTCTGCGCTAATTCGTATGAATGGGGCAGTGACTTTGCAACAACAAAAATTTGTGTTGAACGTCCAAACGGAAAATGCGGCGATTGCACGACGAATGTATTCGTTACTTAAAGAGCATTACGCAGTAGAAAGTGAATTGCTGGTGCGAAGAAAGATGAAATTAAAGAAAAATAACGTGTATATTGTACGTCTAAAAAGTGGGACAACAGAAGTGTTGAACGATTTGCGTATTATGGATGGGTTATTTTTTAGATCACACGTGTCATCCGAGATTAAAGACAATAAAGACAAAATGCGTTCGTATTTACGTGGTGCGTTTTTAGCGGGTGGTTCGGTCAATAATCCGGAAACGAGTAGTTATCATTTAGAAATTTATTCAAATTATGAAGATCATAATGAAGATATTTGTGAAATGATGAATCAATTTGGGATGAATGCACGAATTATTGAACGACGGAATGGCTACATCACCTACATTAAAGAAGCGGAAAAAATTGCAGATTTTCTTGTTTTGATTGGTGCGTTCGGTGGTATGATGAAGTTTGAAGATGTTCGAATTGTGCGCGATATGCGTAATTCCGTCAATCGAATCGTAAATTGTGAAAATGCCAATTTGAGTAAAGTGATTAACGCATCGAGCAAGCAAATTGAAGCGATTGAGTATATTGATCGTACGGTAGGGCTTAGTGAGTTGCCTGAAAAGTTACAAGAAGTTGCCCAATTGCGTTTGCAAAATCCAGAATCCAGTTTAATTGAAATTGGAGAAATGTTGAGCGGTGGTGCCGTATCCAAATCGGGTGTGAATCATCGTTTGCGAAAAATTGTAGCTTTTGCTGATGAGTTGAAGAAAAAAGGAGTATAG
- the rapZ gene encoding RNase adapter RapZ: MQRGVFMENIELVIVSGMSGAGKTVAVQSLEDLGYFCIDNMPPRLLTGFWELVKQTGNIKRIALVVDVRTREFFNEVIETVDDVDNTRILFLESSDSVLVSRYKETRRQHPLARGGVTLTQAIAQERFLLSDLKRRSQSVIDTSEISPRTLRERIIAEFSAADSQLFQVNVMSFGFKYGLPIESDIVMDVRFLPNPHYVSELRPQTGLDKPVYDYVMEQEQTQLFFEKLKDLIQFTLPGYKKEGKTNIVIAIGCTGGQHRSVALAERLGKTLLTDGYDVQMTHRDINKRKETVNRS, from the coding sequence ATGCAAAGAGGTGTGTTTATGGAAAATATAGAACTAGTCATTGTTTCGGGAATGTCGGGTGCTGGTAAAACAGTAGCGGTACAAAGTTTAGAAGATTTAGGATATTTTTGTATCGATAATATGCCACCTAGATTATTAACGGGTTTTTGGGAATTAGTGAAACAAACCGGAAACATTAAACGTATTGCGTTGGTAGTTGATGTTCGTACGCGTGAGTTTTTTAATGAAGTGATTGAAACAGTAGACGATGTGGACAATACACGCATTTTATTTTTAGAAAGTAGCGATAGTGTACTAGTCTCTCGCTATAAAGAAACGCGCCGACAACACCCTCTAGCACGAGGTGGTGTCACTTTGACACAAGCCATTGCTCAAGAGCGCTTTTTATTAAGTGATTTAAAAAGACGTTCACAAAGTGTCATTGATACGTCTGAAATTTCTCCACGCACGTTGCGTGAGCGCATTATTGCAGAGTTTAGCGCTGCCGATAGCCAACTTTTCCAAGTGAATGTCATGTCGTTTGGTTTTAAATATGGATTACCCATCGAAAGTGATATTGTCATGGATGTTCGTTTTTTACCAAATCCGCATTATGTCAGTGAATTGCGTCCTCAAACAGGGTTAGATAAACCGGTTTATGACTACGTTATGGAGCAAGAGCAAACACAACTCTTTTTTGAAAAACTAAAAGATTTAATTCAATTTACTTTACCCGGATACAAAAAAGAAGGTAAAACCAATATTGTTATTGCCATTGGGTGTACAGGTGGTCAGCATCGTTCAGTAGCATTAGCAGAACGTTTAGGTAAAACGCTATTAACTGATGGATATGATGTACAAATGACACATCGTGACATCAATAAACGAAAAGAGACGGTAAATCGCTCATGA
- the prfB gene encoding peptide chain release factor 2 (programmed frameshift), with protein sequence MELAEVRQFIETATQKLVTFGHSLDLEHLEMTIASLENDMLHPNFWDNNEEAQKTIAQLNEHKFVFDTFQQLQTDLSDVSDLYDMLKEEYDESYADDMVQMIELLDEKLAQYELNMLLDGPHDKHNAILEIHPGAGGTESQDWGSMLLRMYMRWADKQGFSVETLDYQDGEEAGIKSVTLLIKGVNAYGYLKAERGVHRLVRISPFDAAKKRHTSFASVDVMPEITDELEVTINADDLRIDTFRASGAGGQHINKTSSAIRITHIPTGIVVQSQSQRSQFQNRDQAMKMLQAKLYQLEEASRMDEMNAIRGEQKEIGWGSQIRSYVFHPYAMVKDHRTNVSVGQTSQVMDGDLSIFIDAYLKQQIGQSVRQDD encoded by the exons ATGGAACTAGCAGAAGTTAGACAATTTATTGAGACGGCAACACAAAAATTAGTGACGTTTGGGCACTCTCTT GACTTAGAACATTTAGAGATGACCATTGCGTCTTTAGAAAATGATATGTTGCACCCTAATTTTTGGGACAATAATGAGGAAGCACAAAAAACAATTGCCCAACTCAATGAGCACAAATTTGTTTTTGATACGTTTCAACAGTTGCAAACCGATTTATCGGATGTGTCAGATTTATACGACATGCTAAAAGAAGAGTATGATGAATCGTATGCAGATGATATGGTTCAAATGATTGAATTGTTGGATGAAAAATTGGCACAATATGAATTAAATATGCTGCTTGATGGGCCACACGATAAACATAACGCCATTTTAGAAATACATCCCGGAGCTGGTGGGACGGAATCGCAAGATTGGGGAAGCATGCTGTTGCGGATGTATATGCGTTGGGCAGATAAACAAGGATTTAGTGTAGAAACGTTAGATTACCAAGATGGTGAGGAAGCGGGGATTAAGAGTGTGACGCTGCTGATTAAAGGCGTCAATGCGTATGGCTACTTAAAAGCGGAACGTGGTGTGCATCGTTTAGTGCGCATTTCACCATTTGATGCTGCAAAAAAACGCCATACGTCCTTTGCGTCGGTTGATGTGATGCCGGAAATTACGGACGAGTTAGAAGTGACTATCAATGCAGATGATTTACGCATTGATACGTTCCGTGCAAGTGGTGCGGGTGGGCAACACATTAATAAAACGTCTTCGGCTATTCGGATTACGCATATTCCGACAGGTATTGTTGTGCAAAGTCAATCGCAACGTTCACAATTTCAAAACCGCGATCAAGCGATGAAAATGTTACAAGCGAAGTTGTATCAATTGGAAGAAGCGTCACGCATGGATGAAATGAATGCTATTCGTGGAGAACAAAAAGAAATTGGTTGGGGTTCACAAATTCGATCATACGTTTTTCATCCGTATGCCATGGTAAAAGACCATCGAACGAATGTATCGGTTGGGCAAACGTCACAAGTTATGGATGGTGACTTGTCCATTTTCATTGATGCCTATTTAAAACAACAAATCGGTCAAAGTGTTCGTCAAGATGACTAA
- a CDS encoding YvcK family protein has protein sequence MRRKKVTIIGGGTGIPVLLNELKNYPIDITAVVTVADDGGSSGVLRDYINIVPPGDIRNCLVALSDIPDIYRDIFQYRFHTDDNFFAGHAIGNLIIAALTEMKGNIFDAITTLSNIMRVNGKVYAASDEPLVLHANFMDGTSAVGESEIAKHRKRIKEVYVTHRNNRIEDATARPEVIDAIMDADMIVLGPGSLFTSILPNLMIPNVKQALLDTKAHVVYICNIMTQLGETESFSDADHVRVLHRHLKAMCIDTVLVNNATVPDDYLNQQKGEEYLFQVRHNFDGLRGEGCHVISTNFLEMRDNGAFHDGKKVVEELIGLLNRPRM, from the coding sequence ATGAGACGTAAAAAAGTAACCATTATAGGTGGTGGTACGGGGATTCCCGTATTGCTCAATGAATTAAAGAACTATCCTATTGATATAACGGCGGTTGTAACTGTCGCAGACGACGGGGGTAGCAGTGGTGTATTGCGTGATTACATTAATATTGTGCCACCGGGAGATATACGGAACTGCTTAGTTGCCTTGTCGGATATACCCGATATTTATCGTGATATTTTTCAATACCGTTTTCATACCGATGATAACTTTTTTGCTGGGCATGCGATTGGTAATTTAATTATTGCAGCACTAACGGAAATGAAAGGAAATATTTTCGATGCCATTACAACGTTAAGTAACATTATGCGTGTCAATGGGAAAGTGTATGCTGCTTCTGATGAGCCGTTAGTGCTACATGCCAATTTTATGGATGGCACCAGTGCGGTTGGCGAATCTGAAATTGCAAAACACCGTAAACGCATTAAAGAAGTTTACGTCACCCATCGAAACAATAGGATCGAAGACGCCACGGCAAGACCGGAAGTGATTGATGCCATTATGGATGCGGATATGATTGTGTTAGGGCCGGGGAGTTTATTTACAAGTATTTTACCAAACTTGATGATTCCAAATGTTAAGCAAGCGTTATTAGATACAAAAGCACATGTTGTTTACATTTGTAACATTATGACACAGTTAGGTGAGACGGAATCATTTTCAGATGCCGATCATGTACGCGTGCTACATCGACACTTAAAAGCAATGTGCATTGATACGGTACTTGTTAATAATGCTACTGTTCCCGATGATTATTTGAATCAACAAAAAGGTGAAGAGTATCTTTTCCAAGTCCGCCATAATTTTGATGGTTTACGTGGAGAAGGGTGCCATGTTATTTCTACAAACTTTTTAGAAATGCGTGATAATGGTGCTTTCCACGACGGCAAAAAAGTAGTAGAAGAATTGATTGGATTATTAAATCGTCCAAGAATGTAA